Proteins from a genomic interval of Undibacterium parvum:
- a CDS encoding HpcH/HpaI aldolase/citrate lyase family protein, with protein sequence MLLPPIFLNTPILTHPSLVLFQDQSAPRFLPVCDHYAGSEKLMRKSMLMQSELGSIFDITFDCEDGAATGNEAEHATLVATLLNSEENKFQRIGVRVHDIESRFFEADLRTIIGIAVEKIAYLVLPKIQDAQQVSAAIAKINQLSQVHGRAAIPIHVLIETHSALAEVHQIAALPQVECLSFGIMDFVSSHFGAIPANAMRSPGQFTHPLIMRAKLEIAAACHRYGKIPSHNVTTEFKDSAIVSGDATRAIMECAYTRMWSIHPNQIKPIIKALSPRSAEINEAITILGAAQQQQWGPIQINGRLHDRASYRHYWLLLKKAQMAQITLPENAQHFL encoded by the coding sequence ATGCTTTTGCCGCCTATTTTTTTGAATACTCCCATCTTGACACATCCCTCACTCGTCTTATTTCAGGATCAATCAGCACCGCGCTTCTTGCCCGTCTGTGATCACTATGCAGGCTCAGAGAAACTGATGCGAAAATCCATGCTCATGCAGTCCGAGCTTGGTTCAATTTTCGACATCACCTTCGATTGCGAAGATGGCGCTGCCACTGGCAATGAGGCCGAGCACGCCACCCTAGTGGCCACTCTATTAAATTCGGAAGAAAATAAATTCCAGCGCATCGGTGTGCGCGTCCACGATATTGAGAGTCGTTTTTTCGAAGCAGACCTGCGCACGATCATAGGCATAGCTGTCGAAAAAATTGCATATCTGGTGCTGCCGAAGATACAAGACGCGCAGCAAGTGAGTGCGGCGATCGCGAAAATCAATCAGCTGTCGCAAGTCCATGGACGTGCAGCGATCCCGATTCACGTGCTGATAGAGACCCATAGTGCGCTTGCTGAAGTACACCAAATCGCAGCTCTGCCACAGGTTGAATGTTTGTCGTTTGGCATTATGGATTTTGTGTCCTCACATTTCGGCGCAATTCCAGCCAATGCCATGCGCTCGCCCGGGCAATTTACGCATCCACTGATCATGCGGGCCAAGCTAGAAATCGCCGCCGCCTGCCATCGCTACGGGAAAATTCCGTCACACAATGTTACAACCGAATTCAAAGATTCAGCTATAGTTTCAGGTGACGCGACGCGTGCGATAATGGAGTGTGCTTATACCAGAATGTGGAGCATACATCCCAATCAAATTAAACCTATCATCAAGGCACTTTCACCGAGAAGCGCAGAAATTAATGAGGCGATAACGATATTGGGAGCGGCGCAGCAGCAGCAATGGGGACCTATCCAAATCAATGGCCGCTTGCATGACAGGGCGAGTTATCGACATTACTGGTTACTACTGAAGAAAGCGCAAATGGCACAAATAACACTGCCAGAGAACGCACAACATTTTTTGTAA
- a CDS encoding succinate dehydrogenase iron-sulfur subunit — protein sequence MARTLKFQIYRYDPDKDAKPYMQDLTVELQDTDKMLLDALQRIKADVDDSLALRRSCREGVCGSDAMNINGKNGLACTTNLNELTEPIILRPLPGLPVIRDLIVDMTQFFKQYNSIKPYLMNDTIPPEKERLQSPTEREELDGLYECILCACCSTSCPSFWWNPDKFVGPAGLLQAYRFIADSRDQATGERLDNLEDPYRLFRCHTIMNCVDVCPKGLNPTRAIGKIKELMVRRAV from the coding sequence ATGGCACGCACATTAAAATTTCAAATCTATCGCTACGATCCAGACAAGGATGCTAAGCCTTACATGCAAGATCTGACAGTTGAATTGCAAGATACTGACAAGATGTTGCTGGATGCGCTGCAACGCATCAAGGCAGATGTGGATGATTCTCTAGCCCTGCGTCGCTCATGCCGTGAAGGTGTTTGCGGTTCCGATGCGATGAATATTAACGGCAAAAATGGCCTGGCTTGCACTACCAACTTGAATGAGCTTACCGAGCCTATCATTTTGCGCCCCTTGCCAGGTTTGCCAGTCATACGCGATCTGATCGTCGACATGACTCAGTTTTTCAAGCAATACAATTCGATCAAGCCTTACTTGATGAATGACACTATTCCTCCGGAAAAAGAACGTCTGCAGTCGCCGACTGAACGCGAGGAGTTAGATGGTCTGTATGAATGCATCTTATGTGCATGTTGTTCGACCTCCTGTCCTTCATTCTGGTGGAATCCGGATAAATTCGTAGGTCCTGCTGGATTATTGCAGGCATATCGCTTTATTGCTGATTCACGTGATCAGGCTACTGGTGAGCGCTTGGATAATCTGGAAGATCCTTATCGTTTGTTCCGTTGCCATACGATTATGAATTGCGTGGACGTTTGCCCTAAAGGCTTGAATCCAACGCGCGCTATTGGCAAGATTAAAGAGTTGATGGTTAGACGTGCAGTCTAA
- a CDS encoding malate dehydrogenase, giving the protein MAKSPMRVAVTGAAGQIGYSLLFRIANGDMLGKDQPVILQLLEIPDEKAQKALKGVMMEIDDCAFPLLAGMTAHSDPMTAFKDIDVALLVGARPRGPGMERKDLLEANAQIFTVQGKALDAVASRNVKILVVGNPANTNAYIAMKSAPSLPAKNFTAMLRLDHNRALSQVAAKIGKPVAAIEKLCVWGNHSPTMYADYRFATADGQSVKDLINDQVWNKDVFLPTVGKRGAAIIEARGLSSAASAANAAIDHVRDWVLGTNGKWTTMGIPSDGSYGIPEGTMFGFPVTTENGEYTIIQGLEIDEFSRERINVTLAELQEERDGVKHLVG; this is encoded by the coding sequence ATGGCAAAATCCCCTATGCGCGTTGCTGTTACTGGCGCCGCTGGCCAAATTGGCTATTCCTTACTATTTCGCATCGCCAATGGCGACATGCTGGGCAAAGACCAGCCAGTAATTTTGCAATTACTAGAAATCCCTGACGAAAAAGCGCAAAAAGCACTCAAAGGCGTCATGATGGAAATCGATGACTGCGCCTTCCCATTATTGGCTGGAATGACAGCGCATAGTGATCCTATGACGGCATTTAAAGATATCGATGTCGCTTTATTGGTTGGCGCACGTCCACGTGGACCTGGCATGGAACGCAAAGACTTGCTCGAAGCCAATGCACAAATTTTCACAGTGCAAGGCAAGGCACTCGATGCCGTTGCCTCACGCAATGTCAAGATCTTGGTCGTAGGCAATCCAGCCAACACCAATGCTTACATCGCCATGAAATCAGCTCCTAGTCTGCCAGCGAAAAACTTCACTGCGATGTTGCGTCTGGATCACAACCGTGCATTGTCACAAGTCGCTGCGAAAATTGGCAAGCCAGTTGCAGCGATTGAAAAACTCTGCGTTTGGGGTAATCACTCGCCAACTATGTATGCAGACTATCGCTTCGCGACTGCTGACGGCCAATCAGTTAAAGATTTGATCAATGACCAAGTCTGGAACAAGGACGTGTTCTTGCCTACAGTCGGTAAGCGTGGCGCGGCCATTATCGAAGCACGCGGTCTGTCTTCTGCAGCATCCGCAGCAAACGCAGCAATTGACCATGTACGCGACTGGGTACTGGGCACTAACGGCAAGTGGACAACCATGGGCATTCCTTCAGATGGCTCTTATGGCATCCCAGAAGGAACCATGTTTGGTTTCCCTGTAACAACAGAAAACGGCGAATACACGATTATTCAAGGTTTGGAAATCGACGAATTCTCGCGTGAACGCATCAATGTTACTCTTGCTGAATTGCAAGAAGAGCGCGATGGCGTGAAACACCTGGTAGGCTAA
- the gltA gene encoding citrate synthase yields MTNSEIKATLSFSDGSPSLEMPIYKGTVGPDVIDIRKLYATTGMFTYDPGFMSTAACNSSITYIDGDKGELLYRGYPIEQLAVNGGDFLETCYLLLNGELPNAVEKEKFVATVTNHTMVHEQMQFFFRGFRRDAHPMSVLVGTVGALASFYHDSLDINDPHHREVSAIRLIAKMPTLVAMAYKYSIGQPFVYPRNDLSYSANFMHMMFSTPCAPYKTNEVLVRALDRILILHADHEQNASTSTVRLAGSSGANPFACIAAGIACLWGPAHGGANEAALSMLEEIGSVDHIPEFIRQVKDKNSGVKLMGFGHRVYKNYDPRAKLMRETCYEVLQELGLQDDPLFKLAMALEKIALEDEYFVSRKLYPNVDFYSGIVQRALGIPTSLFTGIFALARTVGWIAQWKEMISDPEQKIGRPRQLFVGSQTRDVQPIEKR; encoded by the coding sequence ATGACCAACTCTGAAATAAAAGCAACCTTATCTTTTTCCGATGGTTCACCATCATTGGAAATGCCAATTTACAAAGGGACAGTTGGTCCTGATGTCATCGATATCCGCAAGTTGTATGCGACCACTGGCATGTTTACCTATGATCCAGGTTTTATGTCGACGGCAGCATGTAATTCCTCGATTACCTACATCGACGGTGATAAGGGCGAATTGTTGTATCGCGGTTACCCTATCGAACAGTTGGCTGTAAATGGCGGCGACTTCCTGGAAACTTGCTATTTGTTACTCAATGGTGAATTGCCAAATGCAGTAGAAAAAGAAAAATTTGTTGCAACAGTGACCAATCACACCATGGTCCATGAGCAAATGCAATTTTTCTTCCGCGGCTTCCGTCGTGATGCGCATCCTATGTCGGTATTGGTTGGTACTGTTGGTGCCCTGGCGTCGTTTTATCATGATTCTCTGGATATTAACGATCCGCACCACCGCGAAGTTTCTGCAATCCGCTTGATCGCGAAAATGCCTACATTAGTGGCGATGGCGTACAAATATTCTATCGGTCAGCCTTTTGTTTATCCTCGCAACGACTTGTCGTATAGTGCTAACTTTATGCATATGATGTTCTCGACACCGTGTGCTCCGTATAAAACCAATGAGGTTTTGGTGCGCGCTCTTGATCGTATTTTGATCTTGCATGCTGATCACGAGCAAAATGCATCGACCTCGACTGTTCGTCTGGCTGGTTCCTCAGGTGCCAATCCTTTTGCTTGTATCGCTGCGGGTATCGCTTGCCTGTGGGGTCCTGCGCATGGTGGTGCAAATGAGGCTGCCTTGAGTATGTTGGAAGAGATCGGCAGTGTCGATCACATCCCGGAATTCATCAGACAGGTTAAAGATAAAAATTCTGGCGTGAAGTTGATGGGTTTTGGTCATCGTGTGTATAAAAACTACGATCCTCGCGCAAAATTGATGCGTGAAACTTGCTACGAAGTCTTGCAGGAGCTCGGTTTACAAGACGATCCTTTGTTTAAATTGGCGATGGCGTTGGAGAAAATTGCACTGGAAGACGAATACTTCGTTTCTCGCAAACTTTACCCAAACGTTGACTTCTATTCGGGCATCGTACAGCGCGCGCTGGGTATTCCAACTTCCTTGTTTACCGGAATCTTCGCTCTGGCGCGTACCGTAGGTTGGATCGCTCAGTGGAAGGAAATGATTTCTGATCCTGAGCAAAAAATCGGCCGTCCACGTCAGTTGTTTGTGGGTTCTCAAACACGCGACGTGCAACCGATAGAGAAGCGCTAA
- the sdhA gene encoding succinate dehydrogenase flavoprotein subunit, whose amino-acid sequence MAAIKSAIPSRRFDAVIIGAGGSGMRASLQLAEAGLNVAVLSKVFPTRSHTVAAQGGIGASLGNMSEDNWFWHMFDTVKGGDYLGDQDAIEFMCREAPKVVYELEHFGMPFDRNADGTIYQRPFGGHTANFGEKPVQRACAAADRTGHALLHTLYQRNVRARTHFYVEWMAIDLIRDADGDVLGVVALEMETGQVMMLEAKTTIFATGGAGRIFAASTNAFINTGDGMGMAARAGLPLQDMEFWQFHPTGVAGAGVLITEGVRGEGGILVNSQGERFMERYAPTLKDLAPRDFVSRSMDQEIKEGRGCGPNKDHVMLDLRHIGADTIQKRLPSILEIGHKFANVDATKEPIPVVPTIHYQMGGIPTNIHGQVVAPKNGASEVVNGLYAIGECACVSVHGANRLGTNSLLDLLVFGRAAGNHVVASKLKERSNKDLPADAADLALSRLAKLETSTGSERVQDVANDIRSTMQKYCGVFRTDDLLQAGYKEIMVLDERRKHVSFKDKSKVFNTARVEALELDNLIETAKATITSANARKESRGAHAHRDYEKRDDENWMKHTLWYSEGNRLDYKPVVTKPLTVETFKPKARTF is encoded by the coding sequence GTGGCTGCAATCAAATCCGCCATTCCTTCCCGTCGTTTTGACGCTGTCATCATCGGAGCTGGTGGCTCCGGTATGCGCGCCTCGCTGCAATTGGCAGAGGCTGGGCTCAACGTCGCTGTTTTATCCAAAGTTTTCCCAACTCGCTCGCATACAGTTGCTGCACAAGGTGGTATCGGTGCATCTCTGGGTAATATGTCGGAAGATAATTGGTTCTGGCACATGTTCGACACCGTTAAAGGTGGCGATTATCTGGGTGACCAGGATGCGATTGAATTTATGTGTCGCGAAGCACCGAAAGTGGTGTATGAATTAGAACATTTCGGTATGCCTTTTGATCGTAATGCTGACGGCACGATTTATCAACGTCCGTTTGGTGGTCATACTGCTAATTTTGGCGAGAAACCGGTTCAGCGCGCTTGCGCAGCAGCCGATCGTACTGGGCATGCTTTATTGCATACCTTATATCAACGCAATGTGCGTGCTCGTACCCATTTCTATGTGGAGTGGATGGCGATCGATTTGATTCGCGACGCTGATGGTGATGTACTAGGCGTGGTTGCTCTGGAGATGGAGACCGGCCAGGTGATGATGTTGGAAGCGAAAACCACAATTTTCGCGACTGGTGGTGCTGGACGTATTTTTGCTGCCTCTACCAATGCCTTTATTAATACCGGTGATGGCATGGGTATGGCTGCACGTGCCGGCCTGCCTTTGCAAGATATGGAATTCTGGCAATTTCACCCTACTGGCGTGGCTGGCGCAGGTGTATTGATTACCGAAGGTGTGCGCGGTGAGGGCGGTATCTTGGTCAATAGTCAAGGTGAGCGCTTCATGGAGCGCTATGCGCCGACACTGAAAGATTTGGCTCCGCGCGATTTCGTTTCTCGTTCTATGGATCAAGAAATCAAAGAAGGTCGCGGTTGTGGTCCGAACAAAGACCATGTGATGCTCGATCTTCGTCATATTGGTGCGGATACAATTCAAAAGCGTTTGCCTTCTATTTTGGAAATTGGTCATAAGTTCGCCAATGTCGACGCGACTAAAGAACCAATTCCTGTAGTGCCAACTATCCACTATCAGATGGGTGGTATCCCTACGAATATTCATGGTCAAGTCGTCGCTCCTAAAAATGGCGCGAGTGAAGTCGTTAATGGCCTGTATGCGATTGGTGAGTGCGCCTGCGTATCCGTGCACGGTGCGAATCGTTTAGGTACTAATTCCTTGCTCGATCTGTTGGTGTTTGGTCGCGCCGCTGGTAACCACGTGGTTGCAAGTAAGCTTAAAGAGCGCAGCAATAAAGATCTTCCAGCAGATGCGGCTGATCTGGCATTGTCACGTTTGGCTAAGTTGGAAACTAGTACAGGTTCTGAGCGCGTTCAAGATGTTGCGAATGACATTCGTAGCACCATGCAAAAATACTGTGGTGTGTTCCGTACCGATGATTTATTGCAGGCTGGCTACAAAGAAATCATGGTGCTTGATGAGCGTCGTAAGCATGTTTCCTTTAAAGATAAATCTAAAGTCTTTAATACTGCCCGTGTTGAAGCCTTGGAGTTGGATAATCTGATAGAAACCGCAAAAGCCACCATCACATCGGCGAATGCACGTAAAGAGTCTCGTGGTGCGCACGCTCATCGCGATTACGAAAAACGTGATGATGAAAACTGGATGAAACACACGCTTTGGTATTCAGAAGGAAATCGCCTAGATTATAAGCCGGTCGTTACCAAGCCGCTGACAGTTGAAACCTTCAAGCCTAAAGCTCGTACTTTTTAA
- a CDS encoding FAD assembly factor SdhE — translation MSVSMPASMSENVMQSHQSDPAKRARLRWRARRGLLENDLILTRFLDAHEEAMSDDEVDAFSRLMELSDNTLMDLLMAKKQPEAEVDFPHVRALLVRLQQA, via the coding sequence ATGTCTGTATCTATGCCTGCGTCTATGTCGGAAAATGTTATGCAATCCCATCAGAGTGACCCAGCCAAGCGTGCTCGACTGCGTTGGCGTGCGCGCCGTGGTTTGCTCGAAAATGACTTGATTTTGACGCGCTTCTTAGATGCTCACGAGGAAGCTATGTCTGATGATGAGGTCGATGCCTTTAGTCGATTGATGGAGTTGTCAGATAACACCTTGATGGACTTGTTGATGGCAAAAAAACAGCCGGAGGCAGAAGTTGATTTTCCTCATGTCCGCGCACTTTTAGTTCGATTGCAACAAGCCTAA
- the cysK gene encoding cysteine synthase A: MALYLNNADSIGRTPLVRLNRITDGAGATVLAKIEGRNPAYSVKCRIGAAMVADAEQRGLLGPGKEIIEPTSGNTGIALAFVAAAKGIPLTLTMPETMSIERRKLLVAFGAKLILTEGAKGMNGAIAKAEELVASAPERYVLLQQFKNPANPAIHEKTTGPEIWEDSKGNVDIFVAGVGTGGTITGVSRYLKQTKGKNILSVAVEPSASPVLTQKRAGLALQPGPHKIQGIGAGFVPDVLDLSLIDQIAQVSNEEAVLYAQRMAKEEGILCGISCGAAVAVAIRLAKLPEHAGKTIVVILPDSGERYLSSILFEGMFDASGVAV, encoded by the coding sequence ATGGCTCTCTACTTGAATAATGCAGACTCGATAGGGCGTACGCCACTGGTAAGACTTAATCGCATCACCGATGGTGCCGGCGCAACGGTGCTGGCTAAGATAGAGGGACGCAACCCCGCTTACTCGGTCAAGTGCAGGATAGGCGCCGCCATGGTGGCGGACGCAGAACAACGTGGCTTACTTGGTCCAGGCAAAGAAATCATAGAACCAACCAGCGGCAACACCGGCATCGCCTTAGCGTTTGTCGCTGCCGCCAAGGGCATACCCTTGACCTTAACTATGCCTGAAACCATGAGCATAGAAAGACGCAAGCTGTTGGTCGCTTTTGGTGCCAAATTAATCCTCACGGAAGGCGCCAAAGGCATGAATGGCGCGATCGCCAAGGCCGAAGAATTAGTCGCCTCGGCACCCGAGCGCTATGTGTTGCTACAACAATTTAAAAATCCCGCCAATCCAGCCATCCATGAAAAAACCACAGGCCCAGAAATCTGGGAAGACAGCAAGGGTAACGTCGATATTTTTGTCGCTGGTGTGGGCACAGGCGGCACCATCACTGGTGTGAGCCGTTACCTCAAGCAAACCAAAGGCAAGAACATCTTATCGGTCGCGGTAGAGCCTAGTGCCAGTCCGGTACTGACACAGAAACGCGCTGGACTGGCCTTACAGCCTGGTCCACACAAAATTCAGGGCATAGGCGCAGGTTTTGTGCCGGATGTACTCGATCTGAGTTTAATCGATCAGATAGCGCAAGTGAGCAATGAAGAAGCCGTTTTATACGCACAAAGAATGGCGAAAGAAGAAGGAATTTTGTGCGGCATCTCTTGTGGCGCGGCGGTAGCGGTTGCGATACGCTTAGCTAAATTACCTGAGCATGCGGGCAAAACCATCGTCGTGATCTTGCCAGATTCTGGTGAGCGCTATCTGAGCTCTATCTTATTTGAAGGCATGTTCGATGCCAGTGGTGTCGCCGTCTAA
- a CDS encoding GntR family transcriptional regulator, producing the protein MRLMNSPHLTAIVQNPGLTSPAAVAGSAASFASPTFSPLYQQIKALITQSLQSGEWKPGELIPSENELALRFKVSQGTVRKAIDEMSADNLVIRRQGKGTFVATHHEARSQFRFLRLLPDEGVPHYPENRIVEVKRLRAPADVARLLDIKSGDSVVFLRRVQSFSAIPTILDDLWLPGSIFKGLTAERLNEYKGPMYGLFESEFGTHMIRASEQLRAVCADESAAQLLNVDVGTPLLNVERVSFTYGDKPVELRRGLYLTSAHHYQNELS; encoded by the coding sequence TTGAGGCTTATGAATTCACCGCACCTCACCGCTATTGTCCAAAATCCTGGATTGACCTCGCCTGCCGCCGTTGCTGGTAGTGCTGCGTCGTTTGCGTCGCCGACTTTTAGTCCCTTGTATCAACAAATTAAGGCCTTGATTACGCAAAGTCTGCAGTCTGGCGAGTGGAAACCCGGGGAGTTAATTCCGAGTGAAAACGAATTGGCACTAAGATTTAAAGTGAGTCAAGGGACGGTGCGCAAGGCTATTGATGAGATGTCTGCGGATAATCTGGTGATACGGCGGCAAGGGAAGGGGACATTCGTCGCGACTCACCATGAAGCACGATCGCAATTTCGTTTCTTGAGATTGCTGCCCGATGAAGGTGTGCCGCATTACCCTGAAAATCGCATTGTAGAGGTGAAGCGCTTGCGCGCACCTGCGGATGTGGCGCGCTTGCTGGATATTAAATCGGGTGATTCAGTGGTGTTTCTGCGCAGGGTGCAGTCATTTTCCGCCATCCCTACCATCTTGGACGACCTTTGGTTGCCAGGTTCGATTTTTAAGGGTTTGACCGCTGAGCGCTTAAATGAATACAAGGGGCCCATGTACGGGTTGTTTGAGAGTGAGTTTGGCACGCATATGATACGTGCCTCTGAGCAACTTCGCGCAGTGTGCGCTGATGAGTCGGCGGCGCAATTGCTTAATGTTGATGTCGGCACTCCATTGTTGAATGTGGAGCGGGTCTCATTTACATATGGGGATAAGCCGGTGGAGTTACGTCGCGGCTTGTATTTAACTAGTGCGCATCATTATCAGAATGAGCTGAGTTAA
- the sdhD gene encoding succinate dehydrogenase, hydrophobic membrane anchor protein, whose product MANNNIGPKRLVVGASYGLRDWLAQRVTAIIMAIYTIILLGLFLTGNNFSYEGWAGIFAQQWFKLATFTVFMALFYHAWVGMRDVWMDYVTQSVILRLVFQVATIVWLVASAGYAAQILWRV is encoded by the coding sequence ATGGCGAATAATAATATTGGACCTAAGCGTCTGGTGGTCGGTGCCAGCTATGGCTTGCGTGATTGGTTGGCTCAGCGCGTCACCGCGATCATTATGGCCATCTATACCATTATCTTGTTGGGCTTGTTTTTAACAGGAAACAATTTTTCCTATGAAGGCTGGGCTGGGATTTTTGCTCAACAATGGTTCAAACTAGCCACCTTCACCGTCTTCATGGCACTGTTTTACCATGCCTGGGTTGGTATGCGTGATGTCTGGATGGATTATGTGACGCAGTCAGTGATTTTGCGTCTTGTGTTTCAGGTCGCCACTATTGTGTGGTTGGTCGCTAGTGCCGGATATGCGGCACAGATTTTGTGGAGAGTTTAA
- the sdhC gene encoding succinate dehydrogenase, cytochrome b556 subunit, producing the protein MSEVVKNKPRFGKMRLIDAVAGGYRLPLAGFVSILHRGSGMLMFLLLPFILYLLEMSLSSESSFAVLKEFTSGIFVKLVILALVWAYLHHFSAGVRHLLMDLHMGLDKDSARKSAVSVLLFSLALTAVVALKLFGVF; encoded by the coding sequence ATGTCTGAAGTAGTAAAAAATAAGCCGCGCTTTGGCAAGATGCGCTTGATCGATGCGGTTGCTGGTGGCTATAGATTGCCGTTGGCTGGCTTTGTTTCGATCTTGCATCGTGGAAGTGGCATGTTGATGTTTTTGTTATTGCCATTTATTTTGTATTTGCTTGAAATGAGCTTGAGTTCTGAGAGTTCATTCGCTGTCCTTAAAGAATTTACCTCTGGTATTTTTGTTAAGTTAGTGATCTTGGCCTTGGTGTGGGCGTATTTGCATCATTTTAGTGCTGGCGTTCGTCACTTGCTGATGGACCTGCATATGGGGTTAGATAAAGATTCCGCACGTAAATCGGCAGTTTCCGTTTTGCTGTTTAGTCTCGCATTGACTGCAGTAGTTGCATTGAAATTGTTTGGAGTATTTTGA